One window of the Trifolium pratense cultivar HEN17-A07 linkage group LG2, ARS_RC_1.1, whole genome shotgun sequence genome contains the following:
- the LOC123909726 gene encoding F-box/LRR-repeat protein 20-like produces MVSSYIPDELWESIFKFIIYDDYDYSRCSLSHVSKHFLSITNRLLFSLTLHDESTCCRLLTRFTNLDSLNLTSKYIDLDNLLIEISRFPLKLTSLNLSEQPTIPAIGLRAFSKKITTLTSLTCSHIDSISNSDLFLIAECFPLLQELNFRYPCPSISSIEDSYHQVCSSYVDGIKALSLALIKLRKVNLSGFPLNNESLFHLFNNCKLLQEVIMIRCDAITYTGLAYALRERPTLNSLSFHSFESGEFDTLNFINSLVSLKGLTCLVLYDMNISDELLYSIARKRLPLTKLDLSFCTGYSYAGILRLLTKCQRIQHLNLQGAEYLTDQHVVQLSSFLGDLVYINLSYCDELTESTLLALARKCPSLSKMIMETFGNKIVRLSDSLLQESGVYPQLKSLCLGGNLWFSYEGAIMVASIFPNLKLFNLNACTCSLKVFDLYSCPWLSEGNCQDLRKRCKVTYINLAEWSRMKLL; encoded by the coding sequence ATGGTTTCATCATATATACCTGATGAACTTTgggaatctatttttaaattcataatcTACGACGACTATGACTACAGCCGTTGTTCTCTATCTCATGTATCTAAACACTTCCTCTCCATCACCAACCGTCTCCTATTCTCACTTACTCTCCACGACGAATCAACATGTTGTCGCCTCCTCACACGATTCACCAACCTCGACTCCCTCAACCTCACAAGCAAATACATTGACCTCGACAACCTTCTCATTGAAATCTCTCGTTTCCCATTGAAACTCACATCACTCAATCTATCCGAACAACCTACCATACCGGCAATTGGGCTGCgagctttttcaaaaaagattACAACTTTGACCTCTCTCACTTGTTCCCACATTGATTCTATTAGTAACTCTGATTTGTTCCTCATCGCAGAATGTTTCCCTTTGCTCCAAGAACTTAACTTTCGTTATCCTTGTCCCTCAATCTCAAGCATAGAAGATTCTTATCATCAAGTTTGCAGTAGCTATGTTGATGGGATAAAGGCTCTTTCACTTGCACTTATCAAACTCCGCAAGGTTAATCTTTCTGGATTTCCCCTAAACAATGAATCACTTTTCCACTTGTTTAACAATTGTAAACTTCTCCAAGAAGTCATCATGATTAGATGTGATGCAATAACCTACACAGGACTTGCTTATGCTCTCCGTGAGAGACCGACGTTGAATTCTTTATCGTTTCATTCTTTTGAAAGTGGTGAGTTTGATACTTTAAATTTCATTAACTCGTTGGTGAGTTTGAAGGGTTTGACTTGTCTTGTTTTGTACGATATGAATATCTCAGATGAATTGCTATATTCTATTGCAAGGAAACGTCTTCCTTTGACGAAACTTGACCTTTCATTTTGCACCGGCTATAGTTATGCTGGAATCTTACGTTTGTTAACCAAGTGTCAACGTATCCAACATTTGAATCTTCAAGGTGCTGAATATCTGACTGATCAACATGTTGTCCAATTGTCTTCATTTCTTGGTGATTTAGTGTACATAAACCTTAGTTATTGTGATGAACTCACAGAATCAACATTGTTAGCACTCGCTAGGAAATGTCCTTCACTTAGTAAGATGATAATGGAAACATTTGGGAATAAGATTGTTAGGCTTTCAGATTCTTTATTACAGGAATCTGGTGTATACCCTCAATTAAAATCTCTCTGTTTGGGTGGCAATCTATGGTTTAGTTATGAAGGCGCCATAATGGTAGCTTCCATTTTCCCCAATTTGAAGCTGTTTAATTTGAATGCTTGCACTTGCTCCCTCAAGGTGTTTGATTTGTATTCTTGCCCTTGGTTATCTGAAGGAAATTGTCAAGATTTAAGGAAACGTTGTAAAGTTACATATATCAACTTAGCCGAATGGTCAAGAATGAAGCtactttga
- the LOC123908445 gene encoding uncharacterized protein LOC123908445 isoform X1 yields MKEESDEPILPQSHACKVEGMDRVVVTVTGYHGSERFNLIKLISNAGANYVGDMSNSITHLVCWKFEGRKYNIARKLGKRIVNHRWVEDCIKEGRRVPEDSYILQSGHEVGPLLLEVPVTVQASSSRLCAIESERQNADFSSGVCGISVLEDSSLLKKHDASSSYSSILSRKGKRHRGNDVITTATHSRKGRRVMKNDGEGESSHIVLDLSTDDQLCKMNRLNAEAAATYTLSSHVNIDNIQENSEGFDAGLSSQTRTIGGSSVGIDQSRDSNHISAVRSSTLLIEDPLPVTQKTVDLCSSSAEKLTDGDVVDNFDDLPTSNELSCVICWTDFSSTRGVLECGHRFCHTCIQGWVACKKAAGKISNCPLCKAIITRIMKVEHAATTDQKAYSQTIPCVNISSDILIPMDQEFPDNNLESSQAGACVICRGREPEELLENCDVCRCRRIHSYCLDPPLLPWTCSSCKELRMLYRNRSY; encoded by the exons ATGAAAGAAGAATCTGATGAACCAATTCTTCCTCAATCTCAcg CTTGTAAGGTTGAAGGTATGGATCGGGTGGTTGTGACGGTTACTGGTTACCATGGATCTGAGCGATTCAACCTTATTAAGCTGATTTCGAATGCCGGTGCTAATTATGTTGGGGATATGTCGAATTCAATAACGCATCTG GTGTGTTGGAAGTTTGAAGGTAGGAAATATAACATTGCCCGAAAGTTAGGAAAGCGTATAGTCAACCACCGTTGGGTTGAAGACTGCATAAAGGAAGGAAGGCGTGTCCCGGAAGATTCTTATATTTTGCAAAG TGGACATGAAGTTGGTCCATTGTTACTGGAAGTTCCAGTCACTGTTCAAGCAAGTAGTAGCAGGTTATGTGCTATTGAATCTGAAAGGCAAAATGCTGACTTCAGTTCTGGGGTCTGCGGAATTTCCGTTTTGGAAGATTCTTCTTTATTGAAAAAG CATGATGCGTCAAGTTCATATTCATCTATACTGTCAAGGAAAGGTAAAAGACACCGTGGTAATGATGTTATTACCACGGCTACTCATTCTCGTAAAGGAAGAAGGGTTATGAAAAATGATGGTGAAGGGGAGTCGAGCCATATAGTTTTGGATTTAAGCACAGACGACCAGCTTTGCAAAATGAATAGGCTAAACGCTGAAGCTGCAGCTACCTATACCCTGTCTAGCCATGTCAATATTGACAATATTCAAGAAAACAGTGAAGGATTTGATGCTGGACTATCTAGTCAAACTAGAACTATCGGTGGAAGTTCAGTTGGCATTGACCAGAGCAgagattcaaatcatatatctGCTGTCAGAAGTTCAACTTTGTTAATAGAGGATCCCCTTCCTGTGACACAAAAGACAGTAGATTTATGTTCCAGTTCTGCTGAAAAGTTGACGGATGGTGATGTGGTTGATAATTTTGATGACTTACCTACTTCAAATGAGCTGTCATGCGTTATATGTTGGACAGATTTCAGTTCAACAAGGGGGGTTTTGGAGTGTGGACATCGGTTTTGTCATACATGCATCCAGGGTTGGGTTGCTTGCAAG AAAGCAGCGGGGAAAATTTCAAACTGTCCTTTGTGCAAGGCAATTATTACAAGGATCATGAAAGTTGAGCATGCAGCCACCACTGATCAAAAAGCATACTCCCAGACAATTCCATGTGTTAACATAAGCTCAGATATTCTTATCCCCATGGATCAAGAATTTCCAGACAATAACTTAGAG TCCTCACAGGCAGGTGCTTGTGTAATTTGCCGTGGTCGGGAACCTGAGGAACTACTCGAGAATTGCGATGTTTGTCGATGTCGAAGAATTCATTCCTATTGCTTGGACCCTCCTTTACTGCCTTGGACGTGCAGTTCCTGCAAGGAACTTCGAATGCTTTATCGTAACCGCTCATATTAG
- the LOC123908445 gene encoding uncharacterized protein LOC123908445 isoform X2: MKEESDEPILPQSHACKVEGMDRVVVTVTGYHGSERFNLIKLISNAGANYVGDMSNSITHLVCWKFEGRKYNIARKLGKRIVNHRWVEDCIKEGRRVPEDSYILQSGHEVGPLLLEVPVTVQASSSRLCAIESERQNADFSSGVCGISVLEDSSLLKKHDASSSYSSILSRKGKRHRGNDVITTATHSRKGRRVMKNDGEGESSHIVLDLSTDDQLCKMNRLNAEAAATYTLSSHVNIDNIQENSEGFDAGLSSQTRTIGGSSVGIDQSRDSNHISAVRSSTLLIEDPLPVTQKTVDLCSSSAEKLTDGDVVDNFDDLPTSNELSCVICWTDFSSTRGVLECGHRFCHTCIQGWVACKKAAGKISNCPLCKAIITRIMKVEHAATTDQKAYSQTIPCVNISSDILIPMDQEFPDNNLEAGACVICRGREPEELLENCDVCRCRRIHSYCLDPPLLPWTCSSCKELRMLYRNRSY, encoded by the exons ATGAAAGAAGAATCTGATGAACCAATTCTTCCTCAATCTCAcg CTTGTAAGGTTGAAGGTATGGATCGGGTGGTTGTGACGGTTACTGGTTACCATGGATCTGAGCGATTCAACCTTATTAAGCTGATTTCGAATGCCGGTGCTAATTATGTTGGGGATATGTCGAATTCAATAACGCATCTG GTGTGTTGGAAGTTTGAAGGTAGGAAATATAACATTGCCCGAAAGTTAGGAAAGCGTATAGTCAACCACCGTTGGGTTGAAGACTGCATAAAGGAAGGAAGGCGTGTCCCGGAAGATTCTTATATTTTGCAAAG TGGACATGAAGTTGGTCCATTGTTACTGGAAGTTCCAGTCACTGTTCAAGCAAGTAGTAGCAGGTTATGTGCTATTGAATCTGAAAGGCAAAATGCTGACTTCAGTTCTGGGGTCTGCGGAATTTCCGTTTTGGAAGATTCTTCTTTATTGAAAAAG CATGATGCGTCAAGTTCATATTCATCTATACTGTCAAGGAAAGGTAAAAGACACCGTGGTAATGATGTTATTACCACGGCTACTCATTCTCGTAAAGGAAGAAGGGTTATGAAAAATGATGGTGAAGGGGAGTCGAGCCATATAGTTTTGGATTTAAGCACAGACGACCAGCTTTGCAAAATGAATAGGCTAAACGCTGAAGCTGCAGCTACCTATACCCTGTCTAGCCATGTCAATATTGACAATATTCAAGAAAACAGTGAAGGATTTGATGCTGGACTATCTAGTCAAACTAGAACTATCGGTGGAAGTTCAGTTGGCATTGACCAGAGCAgagattcaaatcatatatctGCTGTCAGAAGTTCAACTTTGTTAATAGAGGATCCCCTTCCTGTGACACAAAAGACAGTAGATTTATGTTCCAGTTCTGCTGAAAAGTTGACGGATGGTGATGTGGTTGATAATTTTGATGACTTACCTACTTCAAATGAGCTGTCATGCGTTATATGTTGGACAGATTTCAGTTCAACAAGGGGGGTTTTGGAGTGTGGACATCGGTTTTGTCATACATGCATCCAGGGTTGGGTTGCTTGCAAG AAAGCAGCGGGGAAAATTTCAAACTGTCCTTTGTGCAAGGCAATTATTACAAGGATCATGAAAGTTGAGCATGCAGCCACCACTGATCAAAAAGCATACTCCCAGACAATTCCATGTGTTAACATAAGCTCAGATATTCTTATCCCCATGGATCAAGAATTTCCAGACAATAACTTAGAG GCAGGTGCTTGTGTAATTTGCCGTGGTCGGGAACCTGAGGAACTACTCGAGAATTGCGATGTTTGTCGATGTCGAAGAATTCATTCCTATTGCTTGGACCCTCCTTTACTGCCTTGGACGTGCAGTTCCTGCAAGGAACTTCGAATGCTTTATCGTAACCGCTCATATTAG
- the LOC123910979 gene encoding F-box/LRR-repeat protein 2-like — protein MAVSSYLPDECWESIFRFIIIDDNDDDCNNNSHYLSFLSLVSKQFLSITNRLLFSLTLHDESTYCHLFKRFTNLNSLDLTGNYIDLDNLLIEISRFPLKQLTSLNLSGQPTIPTIGLRAFSQKITTLTSLTCYLIDFLNPSDLFLIAECFPLLQELDLSYPLNCKSCCSYVDGVEALSLALTRLRKVNLSGLFPINNQSLFYLFNNCKQLEEVKLFKSCHKITRVGLASALRERPTLRSLSFSGMEDDKLFSTSQFIDSLVSLKSLTCLFLHNLNISDELLYSIAREGLPLTKFVLLRCTGHSNDGIIDLLSKCQRIQHLDLRYTDFLKDQHVLELSSFLVDLVSINLSSCHKLTKSALFILVRHCPSLSKIKMENIGAKIVRNSYSLRNFGVYPQLKSLYLGYNSWLSDEIITMFASIFPNLQLLNLKDCNSISEGICEVLRKCCKIRHLNLDGCSRVKLHGMNFVVPNLEVLNLSWINVDDKTLYLISKNCCGLLKLSLKFCNGVKMKGVKHVVENCKQLRKIKGVKHVVENCKQLRKIMSDERLILLNKLIE, from the coding sequence ATGGCCGTTTCATCATATTTACCAGATGAGTGTTGGGAATCTATCTTCAGATTCATCATCATCGacgacaacgacgatgattgcAACAACAACAGTCACTACTTGAGTTTTCTATCTCTCGTCTCCAAACAGTTTCTCTCCATCACCAACCGGCTCCTATTTTCACTCACTCTCCATGATGAATCAACATATTGTCACCTCTTCAAACGATTCACCAACCTCAATTCCCTCGACCTTACAGGCAACTACATTGACCTCGACAACCTTCTCATCGAAATCTCTCGTTTCCCATTGAAACAACTCACATCACTCAATCTCTCCGGCCAACCTACCATTCCCACAATTGGGTTGCGAGCTTTTTCACAAAAGATTACAACTTTGACCTCTCTCACTTGTTACCTCATTGACTTTCTTAACCCCTCTGATCTGTTCCTTATTGCAGAATGTTTCCCTTTGCTCCAAGAACTCGACCTCAGTTACCCCTTGAATTGCAAAAGTTGCTGTAGCTACGTCGATGGGGTAGAGGCTCTTTCACTTGCACTTACCAGACTCCGCAAGGTTAATCTTTCTGGATTATTTCCAATAAACAACCAATCACTTTTCTACTTGTTCAACAATTGTAAACAACTTGAAGAGGTCAAGTTATTTAAGTCATGTCATAAAATAACTAGGGTTGGACTTGCTTCTGCTCTCCGTGAGAGACCAACTTTGAGGTCTTTATCGTTTTCCGGTATGGAAGACGATAAATTGTTCAGTACTTCACAATTTATTGACTCATTGGTGAGTTTGAAGAGTTTGACTTGTCTTTTTTTGCACAATTTGAATATCTCAGATGAATTGCTATATTCAATTGCAAGGGAAGGTCTTCCTTTGACGAAATTTGTCCTCCTACGTTGCACTGGCCATAGTAACGATGGAATCATTGATTTGTTATCCAAGTGTCAACGTATCCAACATTTGGATCTTCGATATACTGATTTTCTGAAGGATCAACATGTTTTGGAGTTGTCATCGTTTCTTGTTGATTTGGTGTCCATAAACCTTAGTAGTTGTCATAAGCTCACAAAATCAGCCCTGTTTATACTCGTCAGGCACTGTCCTTCGCTTAGTAAGATCAAAATGGAAAACATCGGGGCGAAGATTGTAAGGAATTCTTATTCTTTGCGGAATTTTGGTGTATACCCTCAATTAAAGTCTCTCTATTTGGGTTACAATTCATGGCTAAGTGATGAAATCATTACAATGTTTGCTTCCATTTTCCCTAATTTGCAGCTGCTTAATTTGAAAGATTGCAATAGCATATCTGAAGGTATTTGTGAAGTTTTAAGGAAATGTTGTAAGATTAGGCATTTGAACTTAGATGGTTGTTCAAGAGTGAAGCTACATGGAATGAATTTTGTTGTTCCCAATCTGGAGGTGTTGAACTTGTCATGGATTAATGTTGATGATAAAACACTCTATCTGATCTCAAAGAATTGTTGTGGGCTTTTGAAACTATCACTGAAATTCTGTAATGGTGTTAAAATGAAGGGAGTGAAACATGTTGTAGAAAACTGCAAACAATTGAGAAAGATTAAGGGAGTGAAACATGTTGTAGAAAACTGCAAACAACTGAGAAAGATTATGTCAGATGAGAGATTGATCTTATTGAATAAACTGATTGAATAA